One window of Chitinispirillales bacterium ANBcel5 genomic DNA carries:
- a CDS encoding type II toxin-antitoxin system RelE/ParE family toxin gives MIFIETSVFTKAITSLVSDDTYKRLQDELALRPEAGAVIKGSGGLRKIRWYLNRTGKRGGVRVIYYFDEPDRIYMLFAYRKNQQEDLTPSQLRIVKQIVTEWLL, from the coding sequence ATGATATTCATAGAGACATCGGTTTTCACTAAAGCGATTACATCTTTAGTCTCAGATGATACCTATAAAAGGCTTCAGGATGAACTGGCTCTGCGACCTGAGGCTGGGGCGGTGATCAAAGGAAGTGGTGGGTTAAGAAAAATCAGGTGGTATTTAAACCGGACAGGAAAGCGGGGTGGAGTGAGGGTTATCTATTATTTTGATGAACCAGACAGGATTTATATGCTCTTTGCGTACAGGAAAAATCAACAGGAAGATTTAACCCCATCGCAGCTTAGGATAGTGAAACAAATTGTGACGGAGTGGTTATTATGA
- the nadS gene encoding NadS family protein: MKEQDFNKLLQSVKEAGEIKAGNRKASRVCKYEKPNIKAIRKRLNVSQSEFALMIGVSKSTLQNWEQGRREPDGPAKALLKVADKNPKAVFEALHDED; encoded by the coding sequence ATGAAAGAACAGGATTTCAACAAGTTACTGCAGAGTGTAAAAGAGGCTGGTGAGATAAAAGCCGGAAATCGCAAAGCCAGCAGGGTCTGCAAGTATGAAAAACCTAATATCAAAGCCATAAGAAAAAGGTTAAATGTTTCACAGAGTGAATTCGCTTTGATGATAGGGGTGAGCAAGAGTACTCTTCAAAATTGGGAGCAGGGGAGAAGAGAACCTGATGGTCCTGCTAAAGCTTTACTTAAGGTTGCAGATAAAAACCCAAAGGCTGTTTTTGAAGCGTTGCATGATGAAGATTGA